From the Accipiter gentilis chromosome 15, bAccGen1.1, whole genome shotgun sequence genome, one window contains:
- the CEP57L1 gene encoding centrosomal protein CEP57L1 isoform X1, producing MGKLAVDSESKNSFIGSFLQPPARMLPAAFAYIESKKLAAVGGDRPSIPNNQAVVAALKTLQEKIRRLELEKSQAEDNLCSLSTAAAQYNKALEHESYKNDIAHQELMQQRKDASLQLNAAQSRCSLLEKQLDYMRKMVSSAELEKKMGLEQQAQFQKEEDQNRLELHAKLEKLEMLEKECLKLTAAQRIAEDKIKQLEEKLHKEEHQRKLIQDKTAQLQTGFEINRILMSSVTSQNEPKKENGKKKKTKKRNPTMKKMHLSQLHVKAGELPFVAGKSVSSSHSVSANVQSVLHIMKHRNPRISSQSQGGATSGISRRNAFSKSVSSCSTSPTATRSLLDLLLAIQDELGQMSFDYQELLKQIQEAQDSKVREDLEHKLACLVKQMEFKEEQISKLKKHQATVKKLKKKTQKLNQGAAHFKLRCVDQKEAKEIAVTVRETMSKPCPGQKRSSSLQLLKNVQKLQSALKKDITWEQ from the exons ATGGGGAAATTG GCTGTGGATTCTGAATCAAAGAACAGTTTTATAGGAAGCTTTCTTCAGCCTCCAGCTAGGATGCTTCCTGCAGCCTTTGCTTATATAGAATCAAAGAAGTTGGCAGCTGTTGGTGGTGACAGGCCTTCTATCCCCAATAACCAAG CtgtggtggcagccctgaaaactcttcaAGAAAAGATCCGCCGTCTAGAGTTGGAGAAGTCACAGGCTGAAGATAATCTGtgcagcctctccacagcagCTGCTCAGTATAACAAGGCCTTAGAGCATGAATCCTACAAAAATGACATAGCACATCAAGAACTGATGCAACAGAGGAAAG ATGCAAGCCTGCAGTTAAATGCAGCACAATCTCGCTGCTCCCTGCTGGAGAAACAGCTGGATTACATGAGGAAAATGGTTTCCAGCgcagaactggaaaagaaaatgggtTTAGAACAACAG GCCCAGTTTCAGAAAGAGGAAGATCAGAACCGCTTAGAACTGCATGCAAAACTTGAAAAGCTTGAAATGCTAGAAAAAGAGTGTCTTAAACTTACTGCTGCTCAGAGAATTGCAGAA GACAAGATCAAACAGTTAGAAGAAAAGCTTCATAAAGAAGAGCATCAGCGTAAGCTAATACAAGACAAAACTGCTCAG CTTCAGACAGGATTTGAGATAAACAGAATTTTGATGTCTTCAGTAACATCTCAAAATGaacctaaaaaagaaaatgggaaaaagaaaaaaactaagaaG AGAAATCCTACAATGAAGAAAATGCACCTTTCACAGTTACATGTAAAAGCTGGTGAACTACCTTTTGTGGCTGGGAAG TCTGTCAGTTCCAGCCATTCTGTTAGTGCAAACGTACAAAGTGTGTTGCATATTATGAAGCATCGCAATCCACGTATCTCATCACAAAGCCAAGGAGGAGCTACATCTGGGATTTCACGACGCAatgcattttcaaaatctgtATCCTCTTGTTCCACATCACCTACTGCCACCAGAAGTCTTTTGGACCTTCTGTTAGCCATACAAGATGAGCTGGGACAAATGAGCTT TGACTATCAAGAACTTCTGAAGCAGATACAGGAGGCTCAAGACTCCAAAGTTCGTGAAGACCTAGAACACAAGCTGGCTTGCCTTGTAAAACAAATGGAGTTTAAAGAAGAACAAATATCCAAGCTGAAAAAGCATCAGGCTACT gtgaagaaattaaagaagaaaactcaGAAATTGAACCAAGGGGCAGCTCATTTCAAACTAAGGTGTGTTGACCAAAAGGAAGCAAAGGAGATTGCAGTCACTGTAAGAGAAACTATGTCTAAACCTTGTCCTGGgcagaaaagaagcagctctcTTCAGCTGCTAAAAAATGTGCAGAAACTTCAGTCAGCACTCAAAAAAGATATCACGTGGGAACAATAG
- the CEP57L1 gene encoding centrosomal protein CEP57L1 isoform X3, whose protein sequence is MGKLAVDSESKNSFIGSFLQPPARMLPAAFAYIESKKLAAVGGDRPSIPNNQAVVAALKTLQEKIRRLELEKSQAEDNLCSLSTAAAQYNKALEHESYKNDIAHQELMQQRKDASLQLNAAQSRCSLLEKQLDYMRKMVSSAELEKKMGLEQQAQFQKEEDQNRLELHAKLEKLEMLEKECLKLTAAQRIAELQTGFEINRILMSSVTSQNEPKKENGKKKKTKKRNPTMKKMHLSQLHVKAGELPFVAGKSVSSSHSVSANVQSVLHIMKHRNPRISSQSQGGATSGISRRNAFSKSVSSCSTSPTATRSLLDLLLAIQDELGQMSFDYQELLKQIQEAQDSKVREDLEHKLACLVKQMEFKEEQISKLKKHQATVKKLKKKTQKLNQGAAHFKLRCVDQKEAKEIAVTVRETMSKPCPGQKRSSSLQLLKNVQKLQSALKKDITWEQ, encoded by the exons ATGGGGAAATTG GCTGTGGATTCTGAATCAAAGAACAGTTTTATAGGAAGCTTTCTTCAGCCTCCAGCTAGGATGCTTCCTGCAGCCTTTGCTTATATAGAATCAAAGAAGTTGGCAGCTGTTGGTGGTGACAGGCCTTCTATCCCCAATAACCAAG CtgtggtggcagccctgaaaactcttcaAGAAAAGATCCGCCGTCTAGAGTTGGAGAAGTCACAGGCTGAAGATAATCTGtgcagcctctccacagcagCTGCTCAGTATAACAAGGCCTTAGAGCATGAATCCTACAAAAATGACATAGCACATCAAGAACTGATGCAACAGAGGAAAG ATGCAAGCCTGCAGTTAAATGCAGCACAATCTCGCTGCTCCCTGCTGGAGAAACAGCTGGATTACATGAGGAAAATGGTTTCCAGCgcagaactggaaaagaaaatgggtTTAGAACAACAG GCCCAGTTTCAGAAAGAGGAAGATCAGAACCGCTTAGAACTGCATGCAAAACTTGAAAAGCTTGAAATGCTAGAAAAAGAGTGTCTTAAACTTACTGCTGCTCAGAGAATTGCAGAA CTTCAGACAGGATTTGAGATAAACAGAATTTTGATGTCTTCAGTAACATCTCAAAATGaacctaaaaaagaaaatgggaaaaagaaaaaaactaagaaG AGAAATCCTACAATGAAGAAAATGCACCTTTCACAGTTACATGTAAAAGCTGGTGAACTACCTTTTGTGGCTGGGAAG TCTGTCAGTTCCAGCCATTCTGTTAGTGCAAACGTACAAAGTGTGTTGCATATTATGAAGCATCGCAATCCACGTATCTCATCACAAAGCCAAGGAGGAGCTACATCTGGGATTTCACGACGCAatgcattttcaaaatctgtATCCTCTTGTTCCACATCACCTACTGCCACCAGAAGTCTTTTGGACCTTCTGTTAGCCATACAAGATGAGCTGGGACAAATGAGCTT TGACTATCAAGAACTTCTGAAGCAGATACAGGAGGCTCAAGACTCCAAAGTTCGTGAAGACCTAGAACACAAGCTGGCTTGCCTTGTAAAACAAATGGAGTTTAAAGAAGAACAAATATCCAAGCTGAAAAAGCATCAGGCTACT gtgaagaaattaaagaagaaaactcaGAAATTGAACCAAGGGGCAGCTCATTTCAAACTAAGGTGTGTTGACCAAAAGGAAGCAAAGGAGATTGCAGTCACTGTAAGAGAAACTATGTCTAAACCTTGTCCTGGgcagaaaagaagcagctctcTTCAGCTGCTAAAAAATGTGCAGAAACTTCAGTCAGCACTCAAAAAAGATATCACGTGGGAACAATAG
- the CEP57L1 gene encoding centrosomal protein CEP57L1 isoform X4 translates to MGKLAVDSESKNSFIGSFLQPPARMLPAAFAYIESKKLAAVGGDRPSIPNNQAVVAALKTLQEKIRRLELEKSQAEDNLCSLSTAAAQYNKALEHESYKNDIAHQELMQQRKDASLQLNAAQSRCSLLEKQLDYMRKMVSSAELEKKMGLEQQLQTGFEINRILMSSVTSQNEPKKENGKKKKTKKRNPTMKKMHLSQLHVKAGELPFVAGKSVSSSHSVSANVQSVLHIMKHRNPRISSQSQGGATSGISRRNAFSKSVSSCSTSPTATRSLLDLLLAIQDELGQMSFDYQELLKQIQEAQDSKVREDLEHKLACLVKQMEFKEEQISKLKKHQATVKKLKKKTQKLNQGAAHFKLRCVDQKEAKEIAVTVRETMSKPCPGQKRSSSLQLLKNVQKLQSALKKDITWEQ, encoded by the exons ATGGGGAAATTG GCTGTGGATTCTGAATCAAAGAACAGTTTTATAGGAAGCTTTCTTCAGCCTCCAGCTAGGATGCTTCCTGCAGCCTTTGCTTATATAGAATCAAAGAAGTTGGCAGCTGTTGGTGGTGACAGGCCTTCTATCCCCAATAACCAAG CtgtggtggcagccctgaaaactcttcaAGAAAAGATCCGCCGTCTAGAGTTGGAGAAGTCACAGGCTGAAGATAATCTGtgcagcctctccacagcagCTGCTCAGTATAACAAGGCCTTAGAGCATGAATCCTACAAAAATGACATAGCACATCAAGAACTGATGCAACAGAGGAAAG ATGCAAGCCTGCAGTTAAATGCAGCACAATCTCGCTGCTCCCTGCTGGAGAAACAGCTGGATTACATGAGGAAAATGGTTTCCAGCgcagaactggaaaagaaaatgggtTTAGAACAACAG CTTCAGACAGGATTTGAGATAAACAGAATTTTGATGTCTTCAGTAACATCTCAAAATGaacctaaaaaagaaaatgggaaaaagaaaaaaactaagaaG AGAAATCCTACAATGAAGAAAATGCACCTTTCACAGTTACATGTAAAAGCTGGTGAACTACCTTTTGTGGCTGGGAAG TCTGTCAGTTCCAGCCATTCTGTTAGTGCAAACGTACAAAGTGTGTTGCATATTATGAAGCATCGCAATCCACGTATCTCATCACAAAGCCAAGGAGGAGCTACATCTGGGATTTCACGACGCAatgcattttcaaaatctgtATCCTCTTGTTCCACATCACCTACTGCCACCAGAAGTCTTTTGGACCTTCTGTTAGCCATACAAGATGAGCTGGGACAAATGAGCTT TGACTATCAAGAACTTCTGAAGCAGATACAGGAGGCTCAAGACTCCAAAGTTCGTGAAGACCTAGAACACAAGCTGGCTTGCCTTGTAAAACAAATGGAGTTTAAAGAAGAACAAATATCCAAGCTGAAAAAGCATCAGGCTACT gtgaagaaattaaagaagaaaactcaGAAATTGAACCAAGGGGCAGCTCATTTCAAACTAAGGTGTGTTGACCAAAAGGAAGCAAAGGAGATTGCAGTCACTGTAAGAGAAACTATGTCTAAACCTTGTCCTGGgcagaaaagaagcagctctcTTCAGCTGCTAAAAAATGTGCAGAAACTTCAGTCAGCACTCAAAAAAGATATCACGTGGGAACAATAG
- the CEP57L1 gene encoding centrosomal protein CEP57L1 isoform X5 produces the protein MQQRKDASLQLNAAQSRCSLLEKQLDYMRKMVSSAELEKKMGLEQQAQFQKEEDQNRLELHAKLEKLEMLEKECLKLTAAQRIAEDKIKQLEEKLHKEEHQRKLIQDKTAQLQTGFEINRILMSSVTSQNEPKKENGKKKKTKKRNPTMKKMHLSQLHVKAGELPFVAGKSVSSSHSVSANVQSVLHIMKHRNPRISSQSQGGATSGISRRNAFSKSVSSCSTSPTATRSLLDLLLAIQDELGQMSFDYQELLKQIQEAQDSKVREDLEHKLACLVKQMEFKEEQISKLKKHQATVKKLKKKTQKLNQGAAHFKLRCVDQKEAKEIAVTVRETMSKPCPGQKRSSSLQLLKNVQKLQSALKKDITWEQ, from the exons ATGCAACAGAGGAAAG ATGCAAGCCTGCAGTTAAATGCAGCACAATCTCGCTGCTCCCTGCTGGAGAAACAGCTGGATTACATGAGGAAAATGGTTTCCAGCgcagaactggaaaagaaaatgggtTTAGAACAACAG GCCCAGTTTCAGAAAGAGGAAGATCAGAACCGCTTAGAACTGCATGCAAAACTTGAAAAGCTTGAAATGCTAGAAAAAGAGTGTCTTAAACTTACTGCTGCTCAGAGAATTGCAGAA GACAAGATCAAACAGTTAGAAGAAAAGCTTCATAAAGAAGAGCATCAGCGTAAGCTAATACAAGACAAAACTGCTCAG CTTCAGACAGGATTTGAGATAAACAGAATTTTGATGTCTTCAGTAACATCTCAAAATGaacctaaaaaagaaaatgggaaaaagaaaaaaactaagaaG AGAAATCCTACAATGAAGAAAATGCACCTTTCACAGTTACATGTAAAAGCTGGTGAACTACCTTTTGTGGCTGGGAAG TCTGTCAGTTCCAGCCATTCTGTTAGTGCAAACGTACAAAGTGTGTTGCATATTATGAAGCATCGCAATCCACGTATCTCATCACAAAGCCAAGGAGGAGCTACATCTGGGATTTCACGACGCAatgcattttcaaaatctgtATCCTCTTGTTCCACATCACCTACTGCCACCAGAAGTCTTTTGGACCTTCTGTTAGCCATACAAGATGAGCTGGGACAAATGAGCTT TGACTATCAAGAACTTCTGAAGCAGATACAGGAGGCTCAAGACTCCAAAGTTCGTGAAGACCTAGAACACAAGCTGGCTTGCCTTGTAAAACAAATGGAGTTTAAAGAAGAACAAATATCCAAGCTGAAAAAGCATCAGGCTACT gtgaagaaattaaagaagaaaactcaGAAATTGAACCAAGGGGCAGCTCATTTCAAACTAAGGTGTGTTGACCAAAAGGAAGCAAAGGAGATTGCAGTCACTGTAAGAGAAACTATGTCTAAACCTTGTCCTGGgcagaaaagaagcagctctcTTCAGCTGCTAAAAAATGTGCAGAAACTTCAGTCAGCACTCAAAAAAGATATCACGTGGGAACAATAG
- the CEP57L1 gene encoding centrosomal protein CEP57L1 isoform X2, whose product MLPAAFAYIESKKLAAVGGDRPSIPNNQAVVAALKTLQEKIRRLELEKSQAEDNLCSLSTAAAQYNKALEHESYKNDIAHQELMQQRKDASLQLNAAQSRCSLLEKQLDYMRKMVSSAELEKKMGLEQQAQFQKEEDQNRLELHAKLEKLEMLEKECLKLTAAQRIAEDKIKQLEEKLHKEEHQRKLIQDKTAQLQTGFEINRILMSSVTSQNEPKKENGKKKKTKKRNPTMKKMHLSQLHVKAGELPFVAGKSVSSSHSVSANVQSVLHIMKHRNPRISSQSQGGATSGISRRNAFSKSVSSCSTSPTATRSLLDLLLAIQDELGQMSFDYQELLKQIQEAQDSKVREDLEHKLACLVKQMEFKEEQISKLKKHQATVKKLKKKTQKLNQGAAHFKLRCVDQKEAKEIAVTVRETMSKPCPGQKRSSSLQLLKNVQKLQSALKKDITWEQ is encoded by the exons ATGCTTCCTGCAGCCTTTGCTTATATAGAATCAAAGAAGTTGGCAGCTGTTGGTGGTGACAGGCCTTCTATCCCCAATAACCAAG CtgtggtggcagccctgaaaactcttcaAGAAAAGATCCGCCGTCTAGAGTTGGAGAAGTCACAGGCTGAAGATAATCTGtgcagcctctccacagcagCTGCTCAGTATAACAAGGCCTTAGAGCATGAATCCTACAAAAATGACATAGCACATCAAGAACTGATGCAACAGAGGAAAG ATGCAAGCCTGCAGTTAAATGCAGCACAATCTCGCTGCTCCCTGCTGGAGAAACAGCTGGATTACATGAGGAAAATGGTTTCCAGCgcagaactggaaaagaaaatgggtTTAGAACAACAG GCCCAGTTTCAGAAAGAGGAAGATCAGAACCGCTTAGAACTGCATGCAAAACTTGAAAAGCTTGAAATGCTAGAAAAAGAGTGTCTTAAACTTACTGCTGCTCAGAGAATTGCAGAA GACAAGATCAAACAGTTAGAAGAAAAGCTTCATAAAGAAGAGCATCAGCGTAAGCTAATACAAGACAAAACTGCTCAG CTTCAGACAGGATTTGAGATAAACAGAATTTTGATGTCTTCAGTAACATCTCAAAATGaacctaaaaaagaaaatgggaaaaagaaaaaaactaagaaG AGAAATCCTACAATGAAGAAAATGCACCTTTCACAGTTACATGTAAAAGCTGGTGAACTACCTTTTGTGGCTGGGAAG TCTGTCAGTTCCAGCCATTCTGTTAGTGCAAACGTACAAAGTGTGTTGCATATTATGAAGCATCGCAATCCACGTATCTCATCACAAAGCCAAGGAGGAGCTACATCTGGGATTTCACGACGCAatgcattttcaaaatctgtATCCTCTTGTTCCACATCACCTACTGCCACCAGAAGTCTTTTGGACCTTCTGTTAGCCATACAAGATGAGCTGGGACAAATGAGCTT TGACTATCAAGAACTTCTGAAGCAGATACAGGAGGCTCAAGACTCCAAAGTTCGTGAAGACCTAGAACACAAGCTGGCTTGCCTTGTAAAACAAATGGAGTTTAAAGAAGAACAAATATCCAAGCTGAAAAAGCATCAGGCTACT gtgaagaaattaaagaagaaaactcaGAAATTGAACCAAGGGGCAGCTCATTTCAAACTAAGGTGTGTTGACCAAAAGGAAGCAAAGGAGATTGCAGTCACTGTAAGAGAAACTATGTCTAAACCTTGTCCTGGgcagaaaagaagcagctctcTTCAGCTGCTAAAAAATGTGCAGAAACTTCAGTCAGCACTCAAAAAAGATATCACGTGGGAACAATAG